In Metarhizium brunneum chromosome 3, complete sequence, a genomic segment contains:
- the GST gene encoding Glutathione S-transferase has translation MSEPDTKRVKTANEAPYELIYWPGIPGRGEFVRLLFEEAGVSYTDTAKSGGDAVPTVLKLMAADNKGDDMNPPSFACPALKHGDLRLSQTPNILLYLGPKLGLAPTEGNGIYHINQIALTILDCFSNEVHDTHHPVASSDYYEAQKPEAKRRAKSFIDERLPKFLAYIQRVLDGKASGDGPWLYGGKLTYADLVLFQGIDGTEFAFPKTMKKMRDSGKYGGVFKLYEAVKERPNIKEYLASDRRSQYSDGIWRHYPELEED, from the exons ATGTCCGAACCCGACACCAAGCGCGTCAAGACCGCCAACGAAGCTCCCTATGAGCTCATCTACTGGCCCGGCATTCCGGGGCGTGGCGAGTTTGTCCGCCTTTTATTTGAGGAAGCTGGGGTTTCGTACACTGATACCGCCAAATCGGGCGGAGATGCTGTCCCGACGGTTCTCAAGCTCATGGCTGCTGACAACAAAGGTGATGACATGAACCCTCCATCATTTGCTTGCCCAGCCCTCAAACACGGCGACCTGCGTCTCTCCCAAACACCAAACATTCTCCTCTATCTCGGACCCAAGCTGGGCCTGGCTCCCACCGAAGGTAATGGCATCTACCACATCAATCAAATAGCTTTGACAATCTTGGACTGTTTCTCCAATGAGGTCCATGACACACACCACCCTGTCGCTTCGTCGGATTACTACGAGGCCCAGAAGCCCGAAGCCAAGAGGCGAGCCAAGTCGTTTATTGACGAGCGGCTTCCCAAGTTCCTTGCATATATTCAGCGCGTGCTGGATGGAAAGGCGAGCGGAGACGGCCCGTGGTTGTACGGCGGGAAGCTGACATATGCCGATTTGGTGCTTTTCCAG GGTATTGATGGAACGGAATTCGCCTTCcccaagacgatgaagaagatgagagaTTCCGGAAAATACGGCGGCGTGTTCAAGCTCTAcgaggctgtcaaggaaCGACCCAATATCAAGGAATATCTTGCCAGTGATCGCCGCTCCCAGTATTCTGACGGTATTTGGAGGCATTACCCCGAACTGGAGGAGGACTAG
- the pgt1_1 gene encoding Glutathione transporter 1: MDGNRDDASGISRSKRSLASVNTPAGSGNDELDKTAQPDAAGIKVGPEDAAKQERENADPENIKAIGTVDEAEGDYDVRKENHFGEAAIIDNAKDLVTHVLHVDDEPSDSPWTFRALFIGLILCVFASVLQEIFYFKPQIILVSVVFLTVIGYILALPFQLIPRPSGDGIVSRTCRFLNPADFNSKEHTFMVIMGSAGSTSAVATQILAAQRLYYGSSPDKGAAIFLVIASQFLSYGIAGLLRSVLVQPAKMLWPVNIPVNTLLETLHRDRSETRKRLRCFTAVFGGAFLWEIVPLWIAPIFQGVAIPCLARRDSLVFTNLFGGAQNNEGLGLLGLCFDWNYIAGLSSPLWYPLCTLVNSMTGYLLCIVLFMGVYYGNVWDSTNFPFLSQLLYHGSSNATNFVQYNLTAILNSDNTINSTLVAEQGLPYLSGSYVIRLITTNVGITAAIVHLLLWNYNDLKDGWAFLRPSRLQRLFRVSTYFSWRGHDSEEEAARRQRVVDDKDLDPHYKLMMQNGYVEVPNWWYGLVLVLSFVIGITTLYKIGSTLPWWAFIVSNLFSALFILFFGAQMGLTGFQFDQQPVILMLGGYLLPGKPLANMYFTVFGFNGIQQGQWLLRDLKLAQLAHLPPKATFTAQMLGTVVGAIMDYVVMVSIVDNQTPALLSINGTNVWSGQNVQAYSTLAVAWSMAKDMFSVGSRYQWVTLSFLVGFLAPLPFWLAWKLTGRDVFRDVDTSIVVWNCALLYVGVNSSLLMYFSLGIFAQWYLRRFHPAAFIKYNYLVSAALDGGTQVMVFLLSFAVLGASGREHKFPTYALNNGGTNNDVNIDYCMFNTASAN, from the exons ATGGACGGCAACCGCGACGACGCCTCCGGCATCAGCCGCTCGAAACGCAGCCTCGCGTCGGTAAATACGCCAGCGGGCAGCGGcaacgacgagctcgacaaGACAGCGCAGCCCGACGCGGCAGGCATCAAAGTCGGCCCTGAAGATGCGGCAAAGCAAGAGAGGGAGAATGCGGATCCGGAAAATATAAAGGCTATTGGCACCGTGGACGAGGCTGAAGGCGACTACGATGTCAGAAAAGAGAACCATTTTGGTGAAGCGGCGATTATCGACAACGCAAAGGACTTGGTTACGCACGTTCTCCACGTCGATGATGAACCGTCCGATTCTCCGTGGACTTTTCGTGCGCTCTTCATTG GCCTGATCCTGTGTGTCTTTGCGTCGGTACTGCAGGAGATTTTCTACTTCAAGCCCCAGATCATACTCGTATCCGTCGTGTTTCTCACCGTCATCGGCTACATCTTGGCTCTCCCCTTCCAGCTCATCCCACGACCGAGCGGTGACGGCATCGTATCCCGCACGTGTCGCTTCCTGAACCCGGCCGACTTCAACTCCAAGGAGCACACGTTCATGGTCATCATGGGATCGGCCGGCTCGACCTCGGCCGTCGCCACGCAAatcctcgccgcccagcgcCTGTATTACGGATCGAGTCCCGACAAGGGCGCTGCCATCTTTCTCGTCATCGCCTCCCAGTTCCTGTCCTACGGAATCGCGGGCCTGCTCCGCTCGGTCCTGGTCCagccggccaagatgctcTGGCCGGTCAACATCCCCGTCAACACGCTCCTGGAGACGCTGCACCGGGACCGGAGCGAGACGCGGAAGCGCCTGCGATGCTTCacggccgtctttggcggcgcctTCCTCTGGGAGATTGTCCCGCTCTGGATCGCGCCCATCTTCCAGGGCGTCGCGATCCCGTGCCTGGCGCGCCGCGACAGCCTCGTCTTCACCAATCTGTTTGGGGGCGCGCAGAACAACGAGGGCCTCGGGCTCCTGGGGCTCTGCTTCGACTGGAACTACATTGCCGGGCTGAGCTCGCCGCTGTGGTACCCGTTGTGCACGCTCGTCAATAGCATGACGGGGTACTTGCTCTGCATTGTGCTGTTCATGGGCGTTTACTACGGAAATGTGTGGGATTCCACCAACTTCCCCTTCCTGTCGCAGCTGCTCTACCACGGCTCGTCCAACGCGACCAACTTCGTGCAGTACAACCTCACTGCCATTCTCAACTCGGACAACACCATCAACAGCACTCTGGTGGCTGAGCAGGGGCTTCCGTACCTCTCGGGCTCATACGTGATCCGCCTCATCACGACCAATGTTGGCATCACCGCTGCCATTGTCCACTTGCTGCTGTGGAACTACAACGACCTCAAGGACGGCTGGGCGTTTTTGCGGCCGTCTCGTTTACAAAGGCTCTTCCGAGTCTCAACGTACTTCTCCTGGAGGGGGCATGACTCGGAGGAGGAAGCGGCGCGACGACAAAGGGTGGTTGACGACAAGGACTTGGATCCGCACTACAAGTTGATGATGCAAAACGGGTACGTCGAGGTGCCAAACTGGTGGTATGgcctcgtgctcgtgctttCGTTTGTCATTGGCATCACCACGCTCTACAAGATCGGCTCAACGCTGCCCTGGTGGGCATTCATCGTATCCAATCTTTTCTCGgccctcttcatcctcttcttcggcgCCCAAATGGGCTTGACGGGGTTCCAATTCGACCAGCAACCCGTCATTTTGATGCTAGGCGGTTATCTGCTGCCGGGGAAGCCGCTCGCCAACATGTACTTCACCGTGTTCGGCTTCAACGGCATCCAGCAGGGCCAGTGGCTCCTGCGGGATCTGAAGCTCGCCCAGTTGGCCCATCTGCCGCCCAAGGCGACATTTACGGCTCAAATGCTCGGCACCGTCGTCGGGGCCATCATGGACTACGTCGTCATGGTCAGCATTGTAGATAACCAGACGCCGGCGCTGCTGTCCATCAACGGCACAAACGTCTGGTCCGGCCAGAACGTGCAGGCGTACAGCACCCTCGCGGTGGCGtggtccatggccaaggacatgtTTTCGGTAGGGAGCCGCTATCAATGGGTCACACTCTCGTTCCTGGTCGGGTTTCTGGCACCGCTGCCGTTCTGGCTGGCGTGGAAGCTGACCGGGCGCGACGTGTTCCGCGACGTGGACACTTCCATTGTCGTCTGGAACTGTGCCCTGCTGTACGTCGGTGTCAACTCGTCTTTGCTCATGTACTTTTCTCTCGGCATCTTTGCGCAGTGGTACCTCCGTCGCTTCCACCCGGCTGCGTTCATCAAGTACAACTACCTGgtctcggcggccttggacGGCGGCACGCAGGTCATGGTTTTCCTGCTCAGCTTTGCCGTGCTGGGTGCCAGTGGTAGGGAACACAAATTTCCGACGTATGCGCTCAACAACGGGGGCACGAACAACGACGTGAACATTGACTACTGCATGTTCAACACTGCGTCGGCGAATTGA